TCCATGGCCCCCTACACCTCTGGCCTGCTGCAGCACCAGCAGCTACCCCCGCCCCCCCACTGGTATCTCAGGGGAGAGGAAGGACTGGAGTGGGGAAGTCCTTGGCCAGGGTGTCAGGAGACCCTGTGGCCTGTCTGGGTTCTGTTTCAGGTTCCACATTAAGCTTGGGAGGACTTCCAGGAGGAGGGAACAGGGGCCCGGGCTCAAGCTCACCAAGGGTTGCAGCCTCTCCCCAGGGCTCAGGAAGTAGGCCTGGCCTCGGCTGAGCGCAGACAGACCCTGGAGCAGCCGGTGGCAGGCGGACCCCAGCCCAAAGCAGAAGCACCTGTCAAGGGAAGGGAGGCAGCTGTGACCCTCAGGAGTTCCCTGGGTGGGGGCCAGTTTTGGGCACCCAGCTCTCCCTACCCTATACCTGGCTGTCCCCCTGTACCACCGCATGAGCTCCAGGGTTTGGTGGGTAGCAGAAGCCGGGGGCAAGGCGCCTGTGAGCAGGAAGAGCTGCCGAGGGTGGGCCCTGTGCTGGGGCTGCCCCACGGCCCAGTCCAGCGCAGCCAGCACATCCGGGGAGCTGCCTGCAGCCTGCAGGCCCTCAGTGCTCTCACAGATGAGCTGCACAGTGTCCTGGAAGGAGAAGCCACGGGCTGGGCTGCGCTGGTTGGAAACGTCTCCATTAGGCCCCCAGGTCCCTGGAGCACACTCACGTCACTGCACGGTCGGCTCTCCGGGAAGAGGGGCCGCACGGACGTGCCAAACATGGCCAGGTTGATGAGCGTCTGGGGCGGGAGAGACTTCACAGCCAAAACAATGGCATCCTGGGGAGGGCCAGGAAGGGCAGCGTGAGGCAGGCTCTGGAGGAGAATAAGGAGCACAGGCCCCGTGCCCGCTCCAGGCCTTGGTTTCACGTGGGAAGGAAGGGCTGGGTGAGGTAATCTGGGAGACCGCGGTGTGTGACCCCGAGGGTGAAACCGCAGGTGTGAGAAAGACTGTGTGAGAGAGAGCTTAGCTGTGGCAAGGACCCTGGTGGTGTGCCACAGAGACtcggggtgtgggggggggggttggggtgTGGGAGGGAGACTCGGGGTGTGTGAAGGGGAGACTTGGGGTACAGGGGTAGACTTGGGGTGTGTGAAGGGGAGACTCGGGGTGTGTAAGGGAGAGACTGGGTGTTTGAGGGGGAAACTCGGGGTGTGTAAGGGGGAGACTCAGCATGCGTGAGGGGGAGACTCAACATGCGTGAGGCAGAGACTGAGGATGTGTGAAGAGGGGGGCCTGGGAGTGTGAGGGAGACACTGGGAGTGTGTATGAGTCTCTGAGTGTGTAAGAGATCTTTGTGTATGTGACCATCTACGTGTGTGTCACTGGGGCAGTATGTGCGTGTGACTGAATGTGTGTACATGAAACTGGAGTCTCAGTAGTTGGGTGTGTGATTGAGTATGTGACCCAACGTACGAGAGAGGCTTTTAGCATCTGAGAGACTTGGGGCtgctgtgtgtgttggggggggggtgtgcgtgtgtgtgaatcCCCCTGAGGAGCTGCTGCCAGTTTCCCCTATGGAAGATGGTGTTTAAAGCAACAGGGCAACTCCCGGCTCCAAGAGGCTGCCCACCCAGCCCCGGGCCTGCCAGGCTGTGTCCCCGCGTGCCTTGTGTGCTGCACTGCTGCCATCCAGCAGGAAGAGGAGCTCCCGTGTTGCTGTGCCCAGGTGCCCGGGCTTGGAGCTCAGGTCCGGGCAGAAGCTGAGCACCAGCACAGGGTTCAGCAGGATGTCCTTGTGGAAGCGACGCCGCAGGAACCACACCTGTGCGTGGGAGCCGCCGGTCATCCTGGGCCGGGCTCAGTGCAACTCCAACCAGAGTGAGTAGCAAGGCCCAGCTCAGGAGCCTTGTTCTATCTGATCCACCCAGACAGGCTACCTTCTTGCAGTTTGGTTAAAAGCAGGGCCAGAAGCAGGTGGCTATCTTCTGCCTATGTCAGACCCAGTCCTTCTCCTCTGAGACACATTCCAGGGAGACTTGCCCTCATATGACAATACTCATTTGCCCTCTGGGGTGGTGGGTGACAGCTGCTGAGAGCAGAGGCCCCCACACTGCTTGCCTGCTCCTCACATGCACATGTGGCCAGTAGTGAGGCCAGCGGCCAGCCAGGACCCTTTGCAGGCATACCTGCCGGTCCCCATCACTGTCCCTTCGATGCAGCCTCTGGAAGTCCCGGCGGGCCCTCACCCGGGCctcatactctgctgagctcAGGCTGCCGGCCTCCAGCATCAGGTGTGGCTGGTGGGGCTCTGGGGATGGGGAGACATAGCTCCGTCAAGGAAGTCCTGACTCTGGACCCCAGATGCCCAATTCCACTGTTCAGGGAGGGCCCTGCTGGTCTAGCTTCCCTGAACACCACGCCCAGCCTCACAGATGACTTAGTCCATTTTGGGGCTCAGACACCTATACTTGAAAAGTGCCACCTACGTGGTCCTGAAGTAGGTCAGAGCCAGCCCACTGTGCCCCAGTCCCTCACCACTGGGGTAGAGCAAGATCTCCAGGGCCCGGTCGCAGCAGTGGCCCTCTGCCAGTGTGACACAGATGGTGGCTGCGGAGCTGGCATGAGGAGGGGCATCTGCCCTCAGGGCATGTGAGGGACTCTCCAGGCCTGAGCAACATAGAAGCAGGGAGAGGTGATGGTTGACCCCACCCCAAGCCAGTATGAAGAGAACAAACGTCATCTTCCCAGACAACAGCCCAAACAGCAGGGACCATGGCTGAGTCAATTCAGCTCTCAGAGCCTGGTCTACAGGGTTGGATGGACAAGGGATTTATCTTCTTTCTTGGGCTGGGAGGAGGATGCCAGCTTTGTTCCTTGCAGGTCAGAGTCCACATATCAACCAACTGCTGACTTAGCATCCTCCCCCCACCTTTTGCAGAAGGAAAAGCCACTTCATCACTTGGATGATCTTGTCGTGAGTTCTTCTCTTCCCATTGGTGGGTAGGGTTGGATAGCAATAAACTGATAAACCTCGGGAGAGTGTGTGTTGTGCAGAAGTGGCTGGGTGCTTCCACTGTTAGGCTGGAGACCCCTAAGAATTAGGTCCctgtcttttttttcatttcctcttgTCCCCAAGCCTTGTACCATTTGCCATCAGTGAGCCGGGAAGGGCGTGGCATTTGAAGGGCGTTCTTGTTCTGATATTGGCAAGGCCAGGCCAGACTACCCACCTGCCAGCAGGCACGGCCCCGTCACCAGCATCTCGAAGGAGAAGGTGTATGGGGCAGGGCAGCGGGCAGGGCCTGAGAACACATCCCGAGGGGCAGCCAGCTTCTCCCAGGCCAGCCCTTcctcctgagggctccccacccCGAAGCAGCTGGTGGGACTGGAAAGGAGCATGAGGAGGGTAGCTGAGCCACTACGAAGGTCCCTCGACCCTCTGGctcactggtcccaccccttccCCACCCTGCCAATCCTCTGGGCGCCCTGCCAGAGCCCCCTCACCCGCACTAGACCCAGAGAAGCCGAGGGAGGGACGAAGAGAATCACCATAGGCCCAACCTGTCGTCACAGAGCCCCGGAGGCCTGGGGGGCCCTGGCAGGCCTGGCGGGGCCAGCGGGGTGAGCACAGAGGGCAGAGCCACGCGCAGCACCCCATCAGGCCTTGAGGGCAGCTCTCGGCTGCTGCTCAGGGTCACCGTCATGGTGCCAGCCGCGGCAATGAGGCCTGTGGGCAGCACCAGTgtggaccgggcctgggccagatCCAAGACAAGATGACCTACAATGAGGGAGAAAAGGGGTGAGAGGGGGCTGGAAGCAGAAGAGATGGGGGAGGCAGGGGGAGCCTGGGAAAAGGGGACTTTGTGTGGTTGGTGGATGCTGGCTAATGGCCTGGTGATGCCAGATTGAGCCATGGGATGAACAATGGTAGAAGAGGCATGCTGATGGTGGTGGGATCTGGCTGTCATGTGGAAGGGGGGCAGTAACATCACTGCTAATGGGGGGCTGAGGAAGAGAAGGGGTACTGAGATATGTCTATGCTACCCCAAGGTGGGACCCATACCCTCTGCCCCGGTCATTCAGTCTTTGGACACCACCTTCCTAAAGGACCCTCCCTTGTGGTCTGATGTTTCCCCCTGGCCTGGGACAGGCTCTGCTCACAAATTCCCTGCTTATGAACCTTCAGGGGTTCCCCACTGTCTACTACAAGTGGCTCCAGAATCTTCTACCCGGGAGGACCTCAGGGGCACCAATTTGTTTGGCAACAGGACATAAAGCTGCATCGGCAGACCAAGCACACCATTTTTACTTAGATCATAGGTTTCCTTCCTGAGGGGGAATCAacccaagggcagtgggtttggttgtttttggtttcGGGTTGTGGCGGTCACCACTGCTCTAAAAGAATAAAGGCCAACTGTGAACAGTGGCAGTCAAGGCACTGCGGGGTCTGGCCCCAGCCTACCTTCCCAACCAGCCTTACTCTACCGCCTGCTCCACAATAATCACTTGTTTGTTCCTGGAAGAATTACTTGCTGAATAACTGAAGGgaagaagaagagggaaggaacggaaagaaaaggaagacaagagagaaaaaagggaTCCCTATTCCAGTCAGCTGAGGCTTGGGGCCAGCCTGGTTCAGTGACCATGGCACAGGATCAGACTCTGAATCTCAGTGACTACTAACTATGTCTTTTGGCAACTCTCTTGGTCTAAGCAGCCTacatttctcatccataaaatgggaattaTAGTAACTATACCTCAGAGATGGCACCGAGGAACAAACGAGGCTGTTATGCTCAGCACccaatatacaaacacacacagtgAATGGCAGTTGCTGTTATTTTCATCACCTATGGAAGAGGACTTGCATTATGTGCCTCCTGGACGTATGTGAGGTGGCACCAATGACTAGCTCTGTAGAAGCGGCACTATAAACGTGAGGTATTTTACTACTCTTGCTCGGTACAACCTATTTACAAACCTTTGCTTAAACCACTGCCCCTGCCTGGACTGCCTTTCCCTTTAACCAAGTCCTACcctcctttttaaggaagcctagtggtgcagtggttaagtacttggatgctaaccaaaaggtcggtggttcagatccagctctctgtaggagaaaggtgtggcagtatgctcctgtaaagattacagccttagaaaccctatggggtagttctactctgtcctataggatcactgagtcagaatcaattcgacagcaatgacttttttgggggggcgggtaCCCTTCTTTTTAGTCAAATGCTGGTTCCACCTTCCTTCTGGAACATTCCTGGGGCCTCAGCCCAGAGTTCACCCTGGCCTCTAACCACTAACTGGGCTTATGCCAACTCTCACCATCACTGGACTCTTGTCCCTCTTCTTACCCAGATGGTAAATCCCACATGCAGGAAATCAAATGAATGTATGagtgaagaaatgaaagaaggaagtGTAAGCCACAGAACCTAGCACAGGGCTGGGCTTCTAACCCCTCACCCAGCACCCACTGAGCCCCTTtgtgccaggttctgtgccaGGTACTTGGGCTGGAAGATGACCAAAACCTGTCCCAGGCTCAGGAGCTAATGCCCCAGAGGACAGACAGATGTGTGGACCTGTGACAATACTCCACGTGGAAAGGGTTGTGATGACCCTGCTCAGAAGGCTGGGGAGCCAGGGAAGTGTAATTAGTTATTTGCGGAGGAGTCTGGGGAGGGCTTCTAAAGAGTGCCATTTGGGTGGGTCTTAAAAGGCAAGTAGAAGTTTGCTAATTAGAAGGTAACTaaccagttaaaaaacaaacctgttgtgatCGAATCAGagtagtggccctatagggcagagtagaactgccccacagagtttccaaggagcacctggtggatttgaactcccagccttttggttagcagccatagcacttcaccacaaagccaccagggtttccaaaaggcaattaggtagtaaaaaaaaaagaggccctggtggtgaggtagttaaacatttggctgctaaccaaaaggtgggcagctggaatctaccagctgctccttggaaaccccacggtgcagttctactctgtcctatagggccgctatgagtccgaatcaactgggtggcaacgggtttggtttttgtgattagatagtaaaaggagccctggtaatgtagtggttaggagctccgctgctaaccaaaaggtcctaaGTTTGccccttagaaactccatggggcagttctattctgccctatagggtcgctatgagtcctaaTGGACtcaaggcaaagggtttttttttaggtagtaAAAGCAGGGAGGTGTGACGGAACTGTCAGTGTGGCCGGTGCTTGCGGCACCTCGCCCGCGAGAAGGATAGAAGGGGCCAGCAGAGAGGGCCTTGTCTACCAGCAGAGTTCATGCTCGGTCCAGGAGTTGGCCCATTTACACCGGAAAAAGGGAAGGGGCTGGAGGGGGCCAGCCGAGGACGGCGCTgcctttgcagcacccagggcgGTAAGGGGCGGAGGCAGGCGCCAACGCAAGCTGTCCCGCCTGGTTTGTGTCTGTCCCCGGGGCTGCAAGCCTCAGGTCGGGCCTGGGTCATATTCCCTTGCACCTGGCACACATCAGGTGTCCAGTCCTCCACTATTGAATAAacgaatgaatcaatgaatgaaaaaCCAGTAGCTGGAGGAGGTGGGGGCGGGACTCAGAGCTGGTGCGGGAACCAGACTCGCCGCCTGCCTTCGGGGGGCGGGGCAGGGCGCCCGGGACTCACCCTGCGCGCAGCGGCGGGGAGTGGCGGCCCCCAGCCCCGGGCCCAGCGCGCGGCAGCAGGCGGCCTGAGAGCGGCGCCGGCTCTGCAGCTGGAAGGACACGCGCCGTCCGGCCGCTTCGGCCTCGAAGCCCGACACCACCTCGGCCTCTGCCAGCGGATACACGAACACGCCTGGGGGCGGGCAGGAGGCGGTGTTGGACCCCGCCCGGCCCCCGCGCCCCTAGCCCCGCACCCGCTCCCAGGCCTCACCGTCCACCGGCTGCGACTGCGGGTTGTGGTAGGTGAGTCGGGCCCGCAGGCTGAGGCAGGGCCCGTTGGCGCAGGCGCGGACCCAGGAGTCCGTGAGGGGCAGGGGCGTCCAGCTGGAGGGGCAGTAGAGACCCGGCATGGTGCCTGGCTGGATGCCTGCGGGAGGGGCGTTCCGTGAAGGGGCCCGCAGGGTGAGACCAGGGCGTCCCTACCCCGCCCTTCTGGAAGCTAGCGGCCAGAACCTAATTCAGGCTCTAAGGCGCGGGTCTGCAGGGGCGCGAGGCTGAGCCCTGGGTTCCCGCCTGGCGACAGGTGGCGGGGAGGGGGCCGGAGAGGGGGACTCAGGGAGGCGGATGGCGAGATGGGCATCCTCGTCGGTTACCTGGGAAGCCGGGGCAAAGCGCAACTCCCGGGTAGCGCGGGGCCCCGGCGAGCGCAGGGTTAATTATTAGCCTGCTCTCCGGGCGCCCAGCTGTCCCGCCGCCGGGCcctcgggggtggggggaggggcgggCACAGCTGTTCCCTCACCGGCTCCCCGGCCCCTCCGACGCCCCCGTACCTGCTGGCTCCCCAGGGCTCCCCGCGGCTGCCAGCTGTCGGAAGCGGCGCGGGCGGAGAGCTAGAAGATGCGCGGGGTGGGGAGCAAAGGTTTAAAAGGTCAGCATCCTCCCTAGGACCCCCACCATGGGCAGCAGGGGCGGCGGGGATGGAGAGCCGAAAGGGCCGCAGGCTTTCTCGCTCCCGCCCCGCCTTCACGGAGGGGCTGCGGGCTGGGCCGGAGGGGTTGGGTGGGGAAGACCGAGACAGGGGCGCGAAAAGAGAGGGTCTTTCGGAGGCAAGACCCGGAGAGGTGTCGGGGCAGGTAATTCAGCGGGACCCGTCCAGGCCAGCTTATCCCACCATGGCAGAGCTGATCCCGGCGTGGGGAGCGCTGCGGGCCGCATCTTGGGGTCGCCCTCCCACCCCCGCTCGCATCCTCGGCCTCACCGTCGCGACCTCCGCCGCCTCTGGGCGCAGTGACGGGACCAGGGCGGGTGGCGCCCCTCTGCGCTCCGGGCCGCACTGGGTCCGGGCCACTGCGGGGCGCCGGCTCCGGACTCGCGCTGCGGCCGCTCTGGGTCCCCAGCCGGGGCTCCGGCCTCAACGCTGCTGGTCCCGCCCCCTCTCCGAGCGGCCGCCCCTCCGGCCCGCCTCCGCCCCGCCCGCCGCTGCGGCGGTTGTCGCTCCCACCTCTACCGGCGCGGTCCCGCCTCCGCGCCAGCCCTGGCCAGATCGGGCACCGCAGTGCAGGGACCGCGTCCCCACCGCCGCGCGGCCCCCCATCAATGCGGGATCCAGGCCTCCTCGGCCCCACCCTTCCGTTCTCCGGGAGGTGCGGCGTCCTGCGAGTGCGGCGGAGCTGCTCGGCCTGCAGCCCCCAGCCCGCCAGGGGCCCCAGCCGCCCCAGCCGCCAGTTATTCTCGCCCCTAGCCCACCTCCCTCCTCACTGCAACCACTGCAGCGGCGCCGCCACCCTTGGACTCCTCCCCCGCAAGAAGTCTGCCCCATTCCTTTGCAAAGTGCTCCTCCATCGGTGCAGAAAGCCTTCCATCCCTGCGGGTGTCTTCAGCTTCTGCAGAAACTTCAATGACCACTCGCCCGATGCAGGGATCTCCCACCACTGCAGCagcctcctccccctgcccccaagtaGCCAGCCTTCCTCTCACTGCAGTGCCATCTCCATACTTGGGGCGGGGGTAGGGCGGTGAGGGGGCCAATACAGGATTGCTCCCTCAGGCTGCAGCGCCCCCCCGCCATTGCCCTGCACTTCGGAAGTGAGAGCTATCAGCCTGAAGAGCCTTCTCGTAGCTGCAAACTGTCTCCATCGTAGCAGCCCCTCACTGAAGCACCCTCAAGAGCAAACATCTCTGCTTGTAACAGGTCCCA
This is a stretch of genomic DNA from Elephas maximus indicus isolate mEleMax1 chromosome 1, mEleMax1 primary haplotype, whole genome shotgun sequence. It encodes these proteins:
- the LOC126073791 gene encoding uncharacterized protein LOC126073791, whose product is MVPGWMPAGGAFREGARRLSRRRALGGGGRGGHSCSLTGSPAPPTPPYLLAPQGSPRLPAVGSGAGGELEDARGGEQRFKRSASSLGPPPWAAGAAGMESRKGRRLSRSRPAFTEGLRAGPEGLGGEDRDRGAKREGLSEARPGEVSGQVIQRDPSRPAYPTMAELIPAWGALRAASWGRPPTPARILGLTVATSAASGRSDGTRAGGAPLRSGPHWVRATAGRRLRTRAAAALGPQPGLRPQRCWSRPLSERPPLRPASAPPAAAAVVAPTSTGAVPPPRQPWPDRAPQCRDRVPTAARPPINAGSRPPRPHPSVLREVRRPASAAELLGLQPPARQGPQPPQPPVILAPSPPPSSLQPLQRRRHPWTPPPQEVCPIPLQSAPPSVQKAFHPCGCLQLLQKLQ